GGCTCCGGCTCGTCGGCTTCCAGCTCCCCCAGGCGGCTGATCACGACCGTGCCGATCCGCTTGCGGCGCCCCGTCGCGGCCTCGGCCTCGAAGCGCAGCCCGTCGGCCACGACCGAGGACCCGGCGATGGGTACGACGCCGAGCAGCTTGGCGAGCAGGCCACCGACCGAGTCCACCTCGTCGTCCTCGAGGTCGACGCCCTCGAAGAGCTCGTCGAGGTCCCCCAACGGGAAGCGCGAGGGCACTCGCACGGAGCCGTCCTCGAGGCGCTCGACGTCGCCCCCGGCCGCGTCGTACTCATCGGCGATCTCGCCGACGATCTCCTCGAGCACGTCCTCGATGGTGACGATGCCCGCGGTGCCGCCGTACTCGTCGACGACGATCGCGATGTGCTGGCGGCGGGCCTGCATCTCGGTCAGCAGGTCGTCGGCGGGCTTGCTGTCCGGCACGTAGTGGGCCGGCCGCAGCAGCGTGTCGATGCGCTGGGTGGTCTCGGAGTCGGCGTCCTCGAAGACCCGACGCGAGACGTCCTTGAGATAGGCCAGGCCGAGCACGTCGTCGAGGTTCTCGCCGACGACGGGGAGTCGCGAGTAGCCGCTGCGCAGGAAGAGCGACATGGTCTGGCGAAGGTTCTTGTGGCGCTCGATGAAGACCACGTCGTTGCGCGGGACCATCACCTCGCGGGCCGTGGTGTCGCCGAGCTCGAAGACCGAGTGGATCATCCGGCGCTCGCCCTCCTCGATGACGCTCGAGGCCTCGGCGAGGTCGACCAGCTCGCGGAGCTCCGTCTCGGAGGAGAACGGCCCCTCGCGGAACCCGCGACCCGGAGTGATCGCGTTGCCCAGGAGGATCAGCAGCTTCGGCAGCGGGCCGAGCACGCGCGTCACGACGAGCAGCGGCGCGGCCGACAGCAGCGCAACAGCGGCCGAGTGCTGGCGCCCGATCGTGCGCGGGGCCACGCCGATCATCACGTAGGAGACGAGGATCATCACGGCTGCGGCGGCCAGCAGCGCCTGCCACCATCCGCTGATCCAGTCGATGGCGAGGTGCGCGACCAGGACCGTGGCCGCGACCTCGCAGGCGATCCGCAGGAAGAGGACGGTGTTGAGGAACCGTGGCGGGTCCTCGAGGATCTGCAGCAGCTGGCCCGAACCGGTGCGGTGCTCGGCCGCGATCTCGTCAGCGCGTGCGCGAGAGAACGACGCCAGCGCGGCGTCGGCAGCCGACAGGGCGCCAGCCGCGACCACCAGGGCGACGGCTGAGATGAGCAGCCAGAAACTCGCGGGCTCCATCAGGAGCTCACGCCGGCACGAAAGGCAGCGAGCAGCTGGTCCTGGAGCGCGAACATGACGCGGTGCTCCTCCGGCTCGGCATGGTCGTAGCCGAGCAGGTGCAGGATGCCGTGGACCGTGAGCAGCTGCAGCTCCGCCTCGGTGGAGTAGCCCTCCTCGCCCGCGGCACGGCGCTCGGCTGCCTGGCGGTCGGCGACCGCGGGGCAGAGCACAAGGTCACCGAGCACGCCCTCCTCGGGCTCCTCGTTGACCAGCCCGGGCCGCAGCTCGTCCATCGGGAAGGCGAGCACGTCGGTCGGGCCCTTCTTCTCCATCCACTTCTCGTTGAGAAGCGCGATGGTCGGCTCGTCGACCGCCTTGATGCAGAGCTCGGCGAGCGGGTGCACCCGCATCTGGTCCATGACGAACCGCGCCAGCGACGAGGTGGCCACCACGTCCAGCGGCAGGCCCGACTCGTTGAGCACCTCGATGGTCAACGCTTTGCTCCATTCTTCAGTTCGGCGGCGGCTTCCGCGGCCGCGTCGAAGTCGTCGTACGCCGCGACGATGTGGCCGACCAGCTTGTGACGGACGACGTCGTGGGCAGTGAGCCGGTTGAACGAGATGTCCTTGATGCCGTCGAGGATGCCCTCGACGACGCGCAGGCCGGACTTCACGCCGCCGGGCAGGTCGGTCTGGGTGATGTCGCCGGTGACGACGATCTTGGAGCCGAAACCGAGGCGGGTGAGGAACATCTTCATCTGCTCGGGCGTGGTGTTCTGCGCCTCGTCGAGAATGATGAAGGAGTCGTTGAGGCTCCGGCCACGGAGATAGGCGAGCGGCGCGACCTCGATGGTGCCGGCGGCCATCAGCTTCGGGATGATCTCCGGGTCCATCATGTCGTGCAGCGCGTCGTACAACGGGCGCAGGTAGGGGTCGATCTTCTCGGTCAGCGTGCCGGGCAGGAAGCCGAGGCGCTCCCCCGCCTCGACGGCCGGGCGCGACAGGATGATCCGGGTGACCTCCTTGCGCTGGAGCGCCTGCACGGCCTTGGCCATGGCGAGGTAGGTCTTGCCGGTGCCCGCGGGGCCGATGCCGAAGGTGATCGTGTTGTTGTCGATCGCGTCGACGTAGCGCTTCTGGTTGAGCGTCTTCGGGCGAATCGTGCGGCCGCGGTTGCTCAGGATGTTGAGGCCGAGCACGTCGGCCGGCTTCTCGCCAGCCGCCTGGCCGGCACCGGACCCGGCCTCGTCGCGAAGCATCGTGATGATGCCCTCGACGGTCTCGTTCGCGACGTCCTGACCGGTCTGGATGATCGCGATCAGCTCATCGATGAGCCGCTCGACCAGCGCGAGTTCGTCCGGAACACCATGCAGCGTGATCTGGTTGCCGCGCACGTGGATCTCGGCGTCGAACTCGCCCTCGAGGATGCCGAGGAACTCGTCGCCGGTCCCCAGCACCTTGACCATGTCGATGCTCGGCGGCACGACCACGGTGTGCCGGGTGGGGCGGGCGCCGGACTGGCTGCTGGAGGGGTCGCGCGGGTTCTCTGTCATGGGTGAAGTCAATGCTAGATCACCCACACCGACCTGCGCGCCCGCGTTCTCCACCGCGGGGCCCGGGCTCAGCCCGGAGGCCACTCCAGCGACCGGCCACCCAGCAGGTGCAGGTGTGCGTGGAAGACGGTCTGTCCCGCAGCGGGTCCGGTGTTGAAGACCATGCGGTAGCCGTCGTCGAGGCCTTCCTTCTCCGCGATGTCGCGGGCAGTGGCGATCATGTCGGAGGCGGCAGCAGGCGCCCAGTGGGCGACCTCGGCGGCGTTCTCGTAGTGGTCGCGTGGCACCACGAGCACGTGGACCGGCGCCTGCGGGTTCACGTCGCGGAACGCGACCGACAGCTCGGTCGCGTGCACGATCTCGGCCGGGATCTCGCCAACCGCGATCTTGCAGAAGATGCAGTCCTTGTCGGGCTCCGGTGCGCTCATGCGCTCAGCCTAGGGACCCGCCCCCTACCCGTGTCGACCCCTACCGGGCAGTAGGCGGCCCAAACGAATGATCCTCAGGGGCGTGTAAACCTCCGGTGACGGCCGCGCGTGCAACTAGCGTGACCACTGTGGCCCTTGAACCCGCGCTGACCGCCGATGAGGCGGTCGGGCAGCTGTACGCCGCTCACTGGCGACGGCTGGTGCGGCTCTCGATCCTTCTCGTGCACGACCAGGGCCTGGCCGAGGAGATCGTGCAGGACGCGTTCGTCGCGCTCCACGGTCGCTGGTCGCGGCTGCGCGCCCCCGAGGCCGCCGCGGCGTACCTCCGGCAGACGGTCGTCAACCGCTCCCGCTCCGCCCTGCGGCACCGCAAGGTGGTCGACCGGTACGTCGCGTCCCAGCGCCTGCCGGATGTCGGACCCGACGCGGGAGCCGGTGTCGAGGCCGAGGCCCGGCGCGACGCGGTGTTCGCAGCCCTGCGTGGACTCCCCCGCCGACAGCGCGAGGTGATCGCGCTGCGCTACTACCTCGACCTCTCCGAGGCCGACATCGCCGAGACGCTGGGCATCAGCACCGGCGCCGTGAAGAGCCATGCGTCACGAGGGTCAGCAGCCCTCCGCGAGCGCCTGGCCGAGCAGCTGGAGGACCTCCGATGACCGGCCAGAACAGCCCCCGTCCGGGCTCTCAGCCCGACGAGCAGCTCGCGAAGCTCCTCCACGACACCGTCGACGCCATCGTGCCCCAGCACGGCCTCGACGCCATCCGTTCCCGCACGTCCCACCCCTCCAAGGAGAGCACCATGTCTGTCGCCCGTACCTGGCTTCTCGGCGGCCTCGGCGGCGCCGTAGCCACCGCCACCGTGATCGGCGGGGTGTGGTTCGCCTCCAGCAACCTCGGCAACGACGACCCCAACCCGGGTCCCGTCGGCACTCCGACCGCATCGGTGGACCCGACCGACTCCGGATCTCCGTCCCCGTCGGACTCCGCGTCGCCCAGCAAGACCCCCGACAGCACCGCCGGCCCGAAGCGCGCCGTACCTGTCTACTACGCCGGCGAGACCCCGTCCGGCCTGCGCCTCTACCGCGAGTTCCACTCGTTGCCCGGCGTCTCAGGCGGCAGCGAGGGCGACGTCACGGGAGCCGACTCGGCCGCGAAGGCTGCTGTCTCGCACACGCCGCTCGACCCCGACTACCGCAGCCTGTGGCCCGAGGGCACCGAGGCCGACGTCTCCGACGCGGGCGACCAGCTGATCGTCAACCTGGTCGCACCCGGCGGCGGCGCAACCCTGCACGACCGCCCGTCGTCGATGACCGCTGAAGAGGCTCAACTGGCCATCGAGCAGGTCATCTACAGCGTCCAGGCTGCCTTCGGAAAGGGTCGTGTGCCGGTCCAGTTCCTGCTCGACGAGAAGCACTCCGACCAGGTCCTCGGCCAGCCCGCCTCCGAGCCGCTTGCGGCCGGGCCGGTCCTGGAAACGCTGTCGCACGTGAACCTGACCTCGCCTGCCGAGGGCGACGAGATCACCGGCGATTCGCTGGCGGTGTCCGGCGTTGCGAACTCCTTCGAGGCCAACGTGGTCATCCGGTTGCAGCGCTATGAGGGCACGGCGATCGCGTTCCAGAAGCCGCTCACGGCGGAGGGCTGGATGGGCGAGAAGCTCTTCCCGTTCTCCGGCTCGTTCGACATCTCGGATGTGGCACCCGGCAAGTACACGCTGCACGCCATGACTGACGACCCGAGCGGCGGCACCGAGGGTCCGGGCGCCTTCAGCGACACGAAGGTCATCACGATCAAGTGATCCGCTGATCTGAGGCTCGCGACACAGGTTCGGCCCAGAACCCCGCGACACGCTGTGCACCTCCAGCGAGTCGCGGGGTTCTGCGTTGAATTGGTGTCGCCTCCGATGGAGGCACCCGCCCTCGGCGGACCGCCTACGATCGAGCCATGTCCTCGCTGCTCCCGAGCGCCCGCGCCGCCCGTCGTGCCGTCGGGTCGTGGTGCGCACACCACGCCGTGGCCATCCTCATGGGGATTGCTCTACTCGGGCTGGTCGGAATTGGTGTTGTGTGGCTGGGCGCGCCGCGAGCTGACGGAGCCGTCGCGACACTCTCCGGATTGTTGATCACCTGGGCGCTGATCCAGTTGCTCGGGCGTGCATTTCCTGCCCCCGACTGGCGATTCGCAGCCGTGCTCGGCACCGGCTTTGTCGTTCTCACGAGCGCCTGGATCGGGCTGGACTGGGAGCCCGCCCATTTCCCGGCGCTGTTGCTGTTCCTGTGCCTCCTTATGAAGGAGCCCCGCTCGACGAAAAGCCGGCGATCACCGCGCCAACCAGCGCTGGAGGAACGGATCGAGGAGCAGCGGGCGCGCGAGGAGCGCATCCGCCGCGTGTACCCGGAGGAGTTCCGTCCGGTCCCCTGGGAAAGGGTCGACTAGGGCCACCTGCCAGCTCAGGTCACCGCTACACGCCGCGGGAACGGCGTGCCTGTGGCAGTTGCGCTGAGAAGTGGTTGCCCTCTGTGTCGGTGCCGGGTGGCAGGCTGACCTCGTGCAGCTGACCACCCGCGACCTCAACCGCACCCTGCTCGCGCGCCAGCACCTCGTGGCGCGGACCACCTCGCCCACGCACGACATGGTCGAGCACCTCGTCGGGCTCCAGGCGCAGGAGAACCTCCCGCCGTTCCTCTCGCTCGCAGCCCGACTCGAGGACTTCGACCCGTACGCCGTGACGCGCGGCCTGGAGGACAAGTCCCTCGCCCGGCTGGTCACCCTCCGCGGCACGATCCACCTGCTCACCGCGGACGACGCGTTGACCCTCAGGCAGTGGACCCAGCCGTGCCAGGAGCGCGAGCGCAAGGCCAGCCAGACCGTCCGGCCCGCAATGCACATCGAGGGCGAGGAGTTCACTCAGGCCCTCGACAAGGCGCTGGCGGACGGACCGCTGCCGATGAAGCAGCTCGGCGAGGTGCTCGCGGCCTCGTTCCCCGACGCACCTCCCAACGCTCTGGCGCACCTCGCCCGCGTCACCCAACCGCTCGCGCAGCTGCCTCCGCGCGGTGCGTGGAAGCAGTCGGGCGGCGTTGTCCTGCAACGTGTGGACCGTTGGCTCGAGCGACCGCTCCTCTCCCCCGATCCGGCCGCGATCGTGCGGCGCTATCTGCGGGCCTTCGGTCCGGCTTCGACAGCCGATATCGGAGCCTGGTCCGGGCTCACGGGCATGGCCTCCGTCGTGGCCTCGATGCCCGACCTCGTGCAACACACCGGCCCTGACGGCAAGGCGCTGTACGACGTCGCGGACGGCGTGATCACTGCCGGAGAGACACCCGCACCGGTCCGGTTGCTCGGCACCTACGACAACGTGTGGCTCTCCCACGCCGCCCGCGACCGAGTGACTGATCCGGTCAAGCGCAAGAGCTGGATGGGCACCAACGGCGGCATGGCCAACACGGTCTTCCTCGACGGGATGCTCGAAGGACTGTGGCGCGTCGAGGACGGGCGGCCGGTGGTCGTCGAGTTGTTCCGGACGCTCAGCGTGACCGAGCAGCGCGAACTCGATGACGAGCTCGCCCGGGTGGCCGACCTTCTCTTCCGATGAGCTTTCGCTGACCTCAACACATGTTGAGCCCCCTCAGGTTGCCCGAGACCTCCTGATTTCGGTCGGTACCTGCAACAATCCGAGCGCTGGTCGCGGAGGGCGACCAGCGTCTGCCGCGGGACCCTGGGGAGGGAAACCATGAGCACAGATGTGAAGCAGCATGATTTCGTAGGACGCGATGTTGCCGCGATCGTGGCGTGGAGCATGATCGCGATGGGCTTCCTGGCGGGAGTCGCCGGGCTGGCCACCTTCGCGGGGAGCGGGGTCAGCGAGCACGTGTTCGCCTGGGGCTTTGCGAGTCCGCTGGGCGCTGCGCTGTTCGGGGCGTGCCTGCTCGGCGCCGTGCCGCTGCTGGCCAGCGCCTCGCTCAAGCCGTCGTGGGAGCAGGCGCGGATCGGCTTCCTGCCGGCGATCCTGCTCGTCGTGGGCCTGGCGGCGGTGACCGTCGCCCACCGTGACCAGCTGACGTTCACCGGAGGCATCGTCGCGGTCTTCATGGCCCTGGCATGGCTGGCCTTCACGGTCGCGCTGTCGGGTGTCCTGCTGGTGGGGCTGGTGGCACAGCTGCGCGAGCCGTCGTTCCCGCTCGACCGGACGGCGCCCATCCCGCGCTGGTCGGTGCCCTTGGTCGCGCTGCTGGGCGCGGCGTACCTCGGTCTCGGGCTGGGCCTGCTCGTCGAGCCGTCGTTCTGGGGTCCGCAGCTGCCGTTCGAGGTGTCGGTGCTCGACGCACGGGCCCTCGGCGTCTGGGCGCTGGCGATCGGGGCGACGATGCTCGGCGCGCTCGCCGAGGATGACCTCGACCGCGCCAGCCCCGGCCTGATCGGCGTCACCGCCATCGGGCTCCTCGCAGTCCTCGCGGTCATGTGGCGGCATGGAGATGTCGACTGGTCAGCGGGCATCGCCACGCTGCTCTTCGTCGTACTCATCGTCGCCCTGCCCGCGACCGGCCTGATCGGTCTCGCCCTGCGCAAGCGAGCCGGCGCCGCCGGGCTCACGGGTTGAGGTCAGACTCCATCTGATCCGCCATCGTGGCGTTGCCACGGCTGGGCTCTGCTCGCAGCCCGGCGACCACGCCTGCGCGGTCGTGGTCCGAACGGTTCTGGCTCCGCTTGGCCTTCGCCTCGATGCCGGTGATCTCGAAGTCGATCCCGACGATCGCCTTGAGCATCTGCGCTACGTAGGTCTCGGGTGCGTCGCTGACGGCCCACGGCTCTTCGCGCACACCTTCGTGGAGGTCGGTCAGCTCGGTCACCGCGGCCAGCAACCACTCCGGCTCACGGCGCACGGTCACCCGGCCGGTGAAGTGGATCGCGTCGTAGTTCCAGGTCGGTACGACGCGGCCGTGCTCGGCCTTCGCGGCGTACCAGCTCGGCGAGATGTAGGCCTCGGGGCCGGTGACGATCGCGAGGGCCGGGGCGCCGTCGACGATGGATCGCCAGTGTGGATTGGCGATCGCCAGGTGGAAGATCAGGCGCTCGCCGGACCAGATCACCGGAAGGCGCGAGGCTTGCGGAAATCCGTCGCTGCCTACGGTGATCAGCTCCGCGGATCCCACTGACGCCACGAGCGAGCGGAGCTCAGCGTCAGGCATGCGGTTGAAGGGCGGGACGTACACAACGTCAAGGTAGCGCCGTGTCGACGCCGATGTTGCGCCGTGTCGACGCCGATGTTCCGCCGTGTCGACGGAGTCAGGCCCAGCGCGGGGTGCGCGCGAGCAGGGCAGCCACCGCGGCGACACCGGCCGTCGACGTGCGCAGCACCTCGGCACCGAGCTTCACGCCCTGCACGCCAGCTTCAGCGAACGCGGCAAGCTCCTCAGGCGAGAGCCCGCCCTCGGGCCCGACGACGACCACGATCGAACCAGCCGGCGGGATCGACAAGGACGCGAAGGACGCAGGCCCCTCCTCGTGCAGCACGACAGCCAGGTCAGCAGCCGCAACCAGTGAGACGACGTCAGCAGTCGACGCCATCGGCTCAACGACAGGAAACCACGACCGTCGTGCCTGCTTGGCGGCCTCACGTGCGGTGGCGACCCACTTCGCATGGGACTTGATCGCGCGCTCGCCGCGCCAGACGGCGACGGACCGGGACGCCGCCCACGGCACGATCGTCGCGACGCCGATCTCGGTGAGCACCTCGACCGCGAGCTCGCCGCGCTCGCCCTTCGGCAGGGCCTGCACGACGGTGATCCGCGGCGACGCGGGCTCCTCCTCGCGCACCACCGAAACAGCCACCGTGAAGACCCGCTTGCCAGTCTCGGCGACCGCTCCGGTCACCGAGAGGCCCGAGCCATCCGTCAGGACGACGGACTCGCCGACCGCCAGGCGGCGCACCGCCACTGCGTGATGGGCCTCGTCGCCCGTCACCTCGACGACATCACCGACGGCAACGCCGGCCAGCGAAGGCACGAGGTGGACGGGAAGCGACATCGCTCAGGGCCAGCGATCAGTGTGTCGTGAACGCGTCGCGGAGCCGGTTGAACACCGACTTGTGGGCAGGCCGCAGGGTGCTGTCCGGCGACTCCTCACCACGCAGGGCGGCCAGCTCGCGGAGCAGCTCCTCCTGGCGCGGGTCGAGCTTGCTCGGGGTGTCCACCAGGATCGTGACGACGAGGTCACCACGCGCCGGGTTGCGCAACCCGGGAACACCGAGTCCACGCAGCGTCACGTTGGTGCCGGACTGCGTCCCGGGGCGCACGTCGAGGTCGAAGGTGTCCTGCATCCCCGGCTGCATCGCAGCGGTGTCCCCGTCGAGCTCGAGGTCGGACTCGAGCGTCGGCAGCGTCAGCGTGGTGCCGAGGGCGGCAGCCGTCATCGGCACCGAGACCGTCGCGTGCAGGTCGGAACCGTGGCGCGTGAACGTGGCGTGCTGGGCGACATGGATCTCGACGTACAGGTCACCGGCGGGGCCGCCACCGGGGCCGACCTCGCCCTGCTCGGACAGCTGGACCCGGGTGCCGTTGTCGACGCCCGCGGGGATCTTCACGGTCAGCGAACGACGCGAGCGGACGCGTCCGTCGCCGGAGCACTCGCGACACGGGTCGGGGATGATCGTGCCGAATCCGCGGCAGGCCGCGCAGGGGCGCAGCGTGCGGATCTCGCCGAGGAACGAGCGCTGCACGTGGGCGACCTCGCCCGCGCCACGACAGGTCTCGCAGCCGATCGGCTTGGAGCCCGGAGCCGCACCCTCGCCGTGGCACGCGGTGCAACGGACAGCGGTGTCGACCTTGAGCTCGCGGGTGACACCGAAGGCCGCCTCGGCGAGCTCGATCTCGAGGCGGATCAGGGCGTCCTGGCCACGGCGTACGCGCGGCTTGGGACCGCGACCACCCATGCCGCCACCGGCCTGCGCACCTCCGCCGCCGCCGAAGAAGGCGTCCATGATGTCGGTGAACGAGAACCCCTGGCCCTGGCCGAAGCCACCGCCGAACGGGTCGCCACCACGGTCGTACGCCGCGCGCTTCTGCGGGTCGCTGAGCACCTCGTAGGCGTGCGACACCTCCTTGAACCGCTCCTGCGTGTCCGGGTCAGGGTTGACGTCCGGGTGCAGCTGGCGGGCAAGGCGGCGGTATGCCTTCTTGATGGTGTCGGCGTCGGCGTCGCGCGCGACACCGAGGAGCTCGTAGAAGTCCTGACTCACTGTGTTCCTATCTGCGTCACTGCTCGTCGAGGATCCTGGACACGTAGCGCGCGACAGCGCGCACCGATGCCATGGTCCCCGGGTAGTCCATGCGGGTGGGGCCGACGATGCCGAGCGTCGCCAGCGCCTGGTCCTGCGGGCCGTAGCCGGTCGCGACAACGCTCGTCGCGGCGAGCTCCTGGTAGGGGCCCTCGTGGCCGATGCGCACGGTCACCGCACCACTGGTCGACGCCTCACCGAGCAGCTTGAGGAGGACGACGTGTTCCTCGATCGCTTCCAGCATCGGCCGGACCGACGTCTCGAAGGAGTCACCGAAGCGGGCCAGGTTGGCGGTGCCGCCGACAGCGATGCGCTCATCGGAACGGTGGTCCGACATCGCCTCGGTGAGGGTCTGCACAGCGGCCTCGACCGCCGGCCGGGCCTCCGGTGCCGTCTGCTCGGGGACGCCACCGAGGGCGGTCGCGGCGTCGGCGATGCGCTCCCCCACGGCTGCCCGGATCAACCGGATCCGCAGGTCAGCGAGGGCGTCATCGGTGAGCGGGGCGGCGAGCTCGACGATGCGCTGCTCGACACGCCCGGTCGACAGGATCAGCACGAGCAGCAGGCGCGTCGGCGCGAGCGCCACCACCTCGACGTGCCGCACCGTGCTGGCGCTGAGTGTCGGGTACTGAACGACTGCAACCTGGCGGGTCAGCTGGGCCAGCAGCCGGACACTGCGCTGCACCATGTCGTCCAGGTCGACCGAACCATCGAGGAAGGTCGAGATCGCACGCTTCTCGGCAGCGCTCATCGGCTTCACCGTGCTCAGCCGGTCGACGAAGAGCCGGTAGCCCTTGTCCGTCGGCACACGGCCGGCGCTGGTGTGGGGCTGGGTGATGAACCCCTCCTCCTCCAGCGCGGCCATGTCGTTGCGCACCGTGGCGGGCGAGACACCCAGCGAGTGGCGCTCGACGAGGGCCTTGGAACCGACGGGCTCCTCGGTCGACACGTAGTCCTCGACGATCGCCCGGAGCACGGCGAGCTTGCGATCTTCGATCATCTCGTCGCCTCCTCTGGCTCACATGGTCGTCTGGCACTCACTCGGATCGAGTGCCAATGGTACCCGGGACGCAACCGAACCGGCCCCCGGCGCGTCATAGAGGGTGACGGTTGCCACGGGGGTGCATGCCGATCTGCGGGCGCACTCCGGCGCGGCTCCACGGCCGCGTCGGAGCGCGCGCCTAGCGTGTCCGGGTGAGCTTTGACCGCTATGGCACCGACGTCCTGAACAACGACTGGCGCAAGCCGAAGAACGGCCGCGCCGTCGAGATCGAGACCGAGCTCGGATTCGTGGTCGAAGAGGTCACGACGGACTGGTGTGGCGAAGTCGTCGCGATCGACCGCGACCTGCGCACGGTCACCCTCGAGGACCGCCGCAAGAAGCGCCGCACCTTCCCGATGGGCCCGGGTTTCCTGCTCGAGGGCCGTCCGGTGATCCTCGGTCCCCCGGTGCAGCTCCGCGCGCCCGCTGCCCCCACCCGCACCGCTTCCGGCTCGATCGCCGTCGGAGGCACCAAGGCCCGCGTCGCCCGTGCTTCGCGGATCTTCGTCGAGGGCCGCCACGACGCCGAGCTCGTCGAGAAGGTGTGGGGCGACGACCTGCGGATCGAGGGTGTCGTCGTGGAGTACCTCGACGGCATCGACGACCTGTCGGAGCACCTGCGCGACTTCGGCCCTGGGCCGACTCGCCGTGTCGGCGTACTCGTCGACCACCTGGTGCCCGGCTCCAAGGAGTCGAAGATCGCGCAGGCCGTGATGAAGTCCGAGGTCGGCAAGCACGTCCTGATCGTCGGCCACCCCTACATCGACGTGTGGGCTGCGGTGAAGCCGTCGCGATTCGGCAAGACCGCATGGCCGACCGTCCCCCGCCACCTGGAGTGGAAGAAGGGTGTCTGCCAGGCCTGGGGCTGGCCGCACCGCGACCAGGCCGACATCGCCCGCGCCTGGAAGCACATCCTCGGTGGCGTGCGGGACTTCAACGACCTCGAGCCTGAGCTGCTGGGCCGGGTCGAGGAGCTCATCGACTTCGTGACCGCGCCGTAGGTCAGCTGCGCAAAGGGCGCCCGAACTGGTCCTTGGAGTCGCCCGCGAGGATCACGATGCCATCGATGAACGGCCACAGGCCGCCGATGCCGCAGGTGAAGATCGTGACGAGAAGCTGCGCGACGCCGAGGCCGGTCTGGCCCATGTACATGCGACCGATGCCGAGCGGGATCAGAATCTGCAGCAGACCGGCGACCAGCTTGGACTTGTCGGAGTACGGCACACCGGTGAGCGGGTGGACGCCGTACGGCGCGGCAGGGTTGAAGCCCGGCGCGCCATAGGCCGGAGCCTGGTAGCCATAGGGACCCTGCGGCGGGACGGGCGGCTGCCCGTATGCGGGCGGCGGGGGCAGCGGGGGCAGCGGCTGGGTCGGCTCGTGGCCCTCGGGAGTCTGGGGCGTCTCGGTCATGCGAGGAGCCTAGGGGCGACGGGCGACGCTCGTGACCGGATCGGCCAGGCTGCGCCACTCAGTCTGCGCCGCTCAGTCTGGGCCGCCCTCGTCGGTGATCTCCCACTCGAC
This genomic interval from Nocardioides cavernaquae contains the following:
- a CDS encoding DUF3097 domain-containing protein, with protein sequence MSFDRYGTDVLNNDWRKPKNGRAVEIETELGFVVEEVTTDWCGEVVAIDRDLRTVTLEDRRKKRRTFPMGPGFLLEGRPVILGPPVQLRAPAAPTRTASGSIAVGGTKARVARASRIFVEGRHDAELVEKVWGDDLRIEGVVVEYLDGIDDLSEHLRDFGPGPTRRVGVLVDHLVPGSKESKIAQAVMKSEVGKHVLIVGHPYIDVWAAVKPSRFGKTAWPTVPRHLEWKKGVCQAWGWPHRDQADIARAWKHILGGVRDFNDLEPELLGRVEELIDFVTAP
- the hrcA gene encoding heat-inducible transcriptional repressor HrcA, whose translation is MIEDRKLAVLRAIVEDYVSTEEPVGSKALVERHSLGVSPATVRNDMAALEEEGFITQPHTSAGRVPTDKGYRLFVDRLSTVKPMSAAEKRAISTFLDGSVDLDDMVQRSVRLLAQLTRQVAVVQYPTLSASTVRHVEVVALAPTRLLLVLILSTGRVEQRIVELAAPLTDDALADLRIRLIRAAVGERIADAATALGGVPEQTAPEARPAVEAAVQTLTEAMSDHRSDERIAVGGTANLARFGDSFETSVRPMLEAIEEHVVLLKLLGEASTSGAVTVRIGHEGPYQELAATSVVATGYGPQDQALATLGIVGPTRMDYPGTMASVRAVARYVSRILDEQ
- a CDS encoding TM2 domain-containing protein, coding for MTETPQTPEGHEPTQPLPPLPPPPAYGQPPVPPQGPYGYQAPAYGAPGFNPAAPYGVHPLTGVPYSDKSKLVAGLLQILIPLGIGRMYMGQTGLGVAQLLVTIFTCGIGGLWPFIDGIVILAGDSKDQFGRPLRS
- the dnaJ gene encoding molecular chaperone DnaJ, which codes for MSQDFYELLGVARDADADTIKKAYRRLARQLHPDVNPDPDTQERFKEVSHAYEVLSDPQKRAAYDRGGDPFGGGFGQGQGFSFTDIMDAFFGGGGGAQAGGGMGGRGPKPRVRRGQDALIRLEIELAEAAFGVTRELKVDTAVRCTACHGEGAAPGSKPIGCETCRGAGEVAHVQRSFLGEIRTLRPCAACRGFGTIIPDPCRECSGDGRVRSRRSLTVKIPAGVDNGTRVQLSEQGEVGPGGGPAGDLYVEIHVAQHATFTRHGSDLHATVSVPMTAAALGTTLTLPTLESDLELDGDTAAMQPGMQDTFDLDVRPGTQSGTNVTLRGLGVPGLRNPARGDLVVTILVDTPSKLDPRQEELLRELAALRGEESPDSTLRPAHKSVFNRLRDAFTTH